One window of Gloeothece citriformis PCC 7424 genomic DNA carries:
- the psaA gene encoding photosystem I core protein PsaA → MTISPPEREGKVKVTVDNDPVPTSFEKWGQPGHFDRTLARGPKTTTWIWNLHANAHDFDSQTSDLEDVSRKIFSAHFGHLAVVFVWLSGMYFHGARFSNYEAWLADPTHIKPSAQVVWPIVGQGILNADVGGGFHGIQITSGFFYLWRASGFTNSYQLYCTAIGGLVMAALMLFAGWFHYHKRAPKLEWFQNVESMMNHHLAGLLGLGSLGWAGHQIHVSLPINKLLDAGVAPADIPLPHEFILDPSKMQELYPSFAKGILPFFTLNWGVYSDFLTFKGGLNPVTGGLWLSDTAHHHLAIAVLFIIAGHMYRTNWGIGHSMKQILEAHKGPFTGEGHKGLYEILTTSWHAQLAINLAMLGSLTIIVAHHMYAMPPYPYQAIDYATQLSLFTHHMWIGGFLIVGAGAHGAIFMVRDYKPSQNVDNLLDRVIRHRDAIISHLNWVCIFLGFHSFGLYVHNDTMRALGRPQDMFSDTAIQLQPIFAQWVQNIHTVAPGATAPNALAPASYAFGGDVVAVAGKVAMMPISLGTADFLVHHIHAFTIHVTVLILLKGVLFARSSRLIPDKGQLGFRFPCDGPGRGGTCQVSGWDHVFLGLFWMYNSLSIVIFHFSWKMQSDVWGSVLPDGTISHITGGNFAQSSITINGWLRDFLWAQAANVINSYGSALSAYGIMFLAGHFVFAFSLMFLFSGRGYWQELIESIVWAHNKLRVAPSIQPRALSIIQGRAVGVTHYLLGGIVTTWAFFLARTLSIQ, encoded by the coding sequence ATGACAATTAGTCCTCCAGAAAGAGAGGGGAAAGTCAAGGTAACGGTGGATAACGATCCCGTACCTACCTCATTTGAGAAGTGGGGACAACCCGGACACTTTGACCGTACCCTGGCACGTGGGCCCAAAACCACCACATGGATTTGGAACCTACACGCCAATGCACACGATTTCGATAGCCAAACCAGTGACCTAGAAGATGTGTCGCGTAAAATCTTCAGCGCTCATTTTGGTCACTTAGCGGTAGTATTCGTTTGGCTCAGTGGAATGTATTTCCACGGGGCACGTTTTTCAAATTATGAAGCCTGGTTGGCTGATCCAACCCACATTAAGCCTAGTGCCCAAGTGGTATGGCCAATCGTCGGTCAAGGAATTTTAAATGCTGATGTCGGTGGAGGTTTCCACGGAATACAGATTACGTCTGGATTCTTCTATCTCTGGCGAGCTTCTGGGTTCACCAATAGCTATCAGTTATACTGCACCGCCATCGGTGGGTTAGTGATGGCTGCCCTGATGCTGTTCGCTGGCTGGTTCCACTACCACAAGAGAGCGCCTAAACTAGAATGGTTCCAGAATGTGGAATCGATGATGAACCACCACTTAGCGGGTTTGTTAGGTTTAGGGTCTCTAGGCTGGGCAGGTCACCAAATTCATGTGTCTCTGCCGATTAACAAGCTATTGGATGCCGGTGTAGCCCCAGCAGACATTCCCCTGCCCCATGAGTTCATCCTCGATCCGAGCAAAATGCAGGAATTATATCCCAGTTTTGCTAAAGGGATTCTGCCCTTCTTTACCTTGAACTGGGGAGTCTATTCTGACTTCTTAACCTTCAAGGGCGGATTAAATCCAGTGACTGGAGGCTTGTGGTTGTCTGATACGGCTCACCACCACTTAGCGATCGCGGTGCTGTTTATTATTGCCGGTCATATGTACCGCACTAATTGGGGCATCGGTCACAGCATGAAGCAAATCCTAGAGGCACACAAAGGCCCCTTTACTGGGGAAGGTCACAAGGGTCTTTATGAAATCCTGACCACCTCTTGGCACGCTCAGTTAGCGATTAACCTAGCTATGTTGGGTTCGCTGACGATCATCGTGGCTCATCATATGTACGCCATGCCTCCCTATCCCTACCAAGCGATCGACTACGCTACCCAGTTATCTCTATTCACTCACCATATGTGGATAGGTGGCTTCCTGATTGTCGGGGCTGGAGCGCACGGCGCGATCTTCATGGTACGGGACTACAAACCCTCCCAAAATGTTGACAACCTACTCGATCGAGTAATTCGTCACCGGGATGCTATTATTTCCCACCTAAACTGGGTCTGTATTTTCCTAGGCTTCCACAGCTTTGGTCTATACGTCCACAATGACACCATGAGAGCTTTGGGTCGTCCTCAGGATATGTTCTCTGATACGGCGATTCAATTACAGCCCATCTTTGCTCAATGGGTACAAAATATCCACACAGTAGCTCCAGGAGCAACAGCCCCTAATGCTTTAGCACCGGCTAGTTATGCTTTTGGAGGGGACGTAGTCGCTGTAGCGGGTAAAGTCGCTATGATGCCGATTAGCCTGGGAACAGCAGACTTCTTGGTGCATCACATTCACGCCTTTACGATTCACGTAACCGTGTTAATTCTGCTCAAAGGTGTACTGTTTGCCCGGAGTTCTCGTCTCATTCCCGATAAAGGCCAATTAGGATTCCGTTTCCCTTGCGACGGTCCAGGTCGGGGCGGTACTTGTCAAGTTTCAGGCTGGGATCATGTTTTCCTCGGTCTGTTCTGGATGTACAACTCCTTATCAATTGTGATTTTCCACTTCAGTTGGAAAATGCAATCGGATGTTTGGGGATCAGTCTTGCCCGATGGCACGATCTCTCATATTACCGGTGGAAACTTTGCCCAAAGCTCTATCACCATTAATGGATGGTTAAGAGATTTCCTCTGGGCACAAGCCGCTAACGTGATTAACTCCTATGGTTCTGCTTTGTCAGCCTATGGGATCATGTTCTTAGCCGGTCACTTCGTCTTTGCTTTTAGCTTAATGTTCCTGTTTAGTGGTCGTGGCTACTGGCAAGAACTCATTGAGTCTATTGTCTGGGCGCACAACAAGCTAAGAGTCGCTCCCTCTATTCAACCCCGCGCACTGAGTATTATTCAGGGTCGTGCTGTTGGAGTAACTCACTATTTATTAGGAGGAATTGTTACGACTTGGGCATTCTTCCTAGCTAGAACCCTATCAATTCAATAA